The Paenibacillus beijingensis nucleotide sequence AAAGTTAAAGACATCGCCGTTCATCCTGATGCTCGTGCTGGCATTCGTAATCGCGGCAGTTAATTTGTTATTATATCCGCAAGCATTGGATCCGTCCACCTCCAAGCAGGAGGCGGGACTAATCGGCGTCGATTTTTTCTGCGTTCTCATTATTTTTCTCATACTGATCGACACCCGCTTCGTCGATATCAGCACCAAATATTCGGCCAGCCTTATGATCTATTTCGCGAGTGAGCTGACCCGTGTAACGGACAGCTACATTTTCCACGGAAGCGTTCCGATGCTGCTGGTGCTGGGCCGCCTGCTGCCCGCTGTATATATTACGCTGCTGTTCCTGCTGCTGTTCGAATGGGTCATCGACCGCCTGCTGCTTACATACCGCTCTTCCATTACCGACGGGCTTACCGGGCTGTACAATCGTAAATATTTTGGTATAAAAGCTGAACAGCTGCTGCGTCAGCGGAAACAAATCGCCGTCATTTTTTGCGATATCGATAATTTCAAGCAGTTGAACGATACGCAAGGTCATCACAAAGCGGACGGCGTGCTGAAGCAGGTGGCCGACATTATCCGCGAAGAGTGCATAGGAATCGGCTCTGCCGGAAGATTCGGCGGCGAGGAACTGGTTATTGTCATTGGCGGCAAAGATAAGCCGCAGGAAGTAGCGGAGAAGGTCCGCAAGCGGATTGAAAGCGAAACGAATGTGACGGTAAGCATCGGCGTCAGCTATTCCAAGGAAGGGATGCTGCTGGAGGAAGTCGTCAAGCAGGCCGACGATGCCATGTATACCTCCAAGATGAACGGCAAAAACAAAGTCACCATGGCCGCTCCTTCTTCACGTCCGCGCGCATCGCGTCATGCCTCGACCTAACGACGAATCGCGGGAACGACGCAGCCGCCCGCTCCTTAACGGGCGCAGCGGCTGACCGGCGTGCTTTCCGCTGCTCTTGCTGGCGTAACGGCTGCCCGAAGTGCCTTAGCGCAGCAGCTGCTGGAGGCGACTTCTGTTCCTCTTACTAGCGCAGCGGCTGCTGGAGGGCATACAGCTCGTCTTCGAGGGACTGCATCCTCTCCGCGAGCGTTCTGCGGGCGTCTTCCAGTCCTTTATTATATCCGTACAAGCCGATCGTGGAGAGCATAAATTCAAGGATCCCGTCCGCTGCCAGCTCTCCAATCGGCTCTCCCCGTTCATGTTCATAGTAATGCATAATGCTCGAGATCAGGAAAGATTTTTCCTCTTTGGACAGATGCCACCTCTTCATTCGATCACCTCTTCCCTGAAACGTGTATCGTCAGACTCGCGCAATCCTTAACCGTCGAGCTCGCCGCAGAGCACGGTAACGGCCCGGCCTCCGAGCAGCACCCGATCCCCTTGCAGCTCCACAAGCACCTCTCCGCCCCGCTGCGACTCCTGATATCCGTGCATGCGGCTCTTACGCAGCCGTTTCCCCCAATATGGCGCGAGCGCGCAGTGGGCTGAACCGGTGACCGGGTCTTCATTGATGCCGAGATTTGGGTAAAATGCCCGCGAGACAAAATCGTACGCCGCATCATCGGAGCGGCTCGTCACGATGACTCCCCTTCCGTCCAAGCCGCTGAGCATGGACCAGTCCGGACGCAGTCCGCGGACGGTCCGGGCCGAGTCGACTTCAATGAGATAGTCCATCCGGTTTCGACCCGTATAACGCGGAATAAGCCCCAGCCCTTGGATGAGCTCCTCGGGAGATGACGTTTCCCGGACCGGCTCGGAAGGAAAATCGAGCGTAATAGTACCATCCTCGCCAAGCTCGGCGTGCAGCGTCCCGCTTAACGTTTGAAACGTTGCCGGTTCACTGCCGCGAAGCCGTCCGGTTTCCCATAAAATGTGAGCGGCCGCCAGCGTCGCATGACCGCAAAGCTCCACCTCCTGAGCAGGGGTGAACCACCGAAGCGTCAAACCGTTCCCGCTGTCCGGCGGAACAATAAACGCCGTTTCCGACTGGTTCATTTCGGCCGCAACGGCCTGCATCCTGGAAGATTCCACCGGTTCCTCGAGCAGGCAGACCGCAGCCGGGTTGCCCTTGAATTTATGTTTCGTAAAGGCGTCTACCAAATAGATCGGGACTTTCATAAGCAGCACCCCTTTTTCAATCGATGGGATCATGAATTAATGGACGGTTCTTGACCAGCGGTGCGAACCGCATTATTCGAGTGCAGGCTCGTCAAGCGGAACGAGCAGCTCGACCGGCTTCTCTTCCCAATGTTCATCAACGTAGAAAATCTCCAGTGATACGGCAGCGTCATTTTTGCGAAGACCTTGCTCGGCCATCCACGAAAAAAGCAGATCGTACCCTTCCCCGATCCGTTTGTTCGTACATTCCGCCATCACGTAACGCCGGCTGGGCAGCCGGATCTGAACCATGCCGGGCGGAAGCTGTTCCATATGATGGACTTCCAATGCCACCCAGTAGGTGGCAAACACTTCGTTCCCGAAATATGGACAATAAAGCGCCGTTGACAGGGCAGCATCGTTAAGCTCGTGCTTGCGCGACAGAAATTCGCTTTGCAGGCGGATCGACTCATCCGGAAATGACGAATAAGGTCCGCAGTAGTTGATTCCGACCAGATTGAGAGCCGGCTTCGTAACCAATGTGCAATTGACCAACCCCGATTCCCCCTTGAGCGAATTCGTACTTTACTTATGCAGTCCTCTGTAACGCGCGGTTCTGAGTTCCATTACGTAAGGATCCAGATCGGGCATTCCCGCCTCCACGGCAAGACGGACTGCCGCTTCGATATCGTACGGAATGCGAAGAAGCTGGATGGAAAACGCGGCTGCTTCGCGCACTTCCCATTCGCCTTCGATAATGGCGTAGGATGCCTGCGGAATTTCCAGCGGATTGCCGACGCTGCCGCTGTTAAACAGCGTGCGTCCTTCAAAATGCTGCACGTAAGCATTATGGATATCGCCATACCCGATCACATCGGCCGCCGGTCCCCCTTCCGCCAGCGCATTAAACATCGCAAACCGCTCTTCATAAGCATCCCATGGCTGCACCCTTTTGTACACGCTGACCTGCGACGCATGAAACAGCCGCACCAGACGGCCGCTCATGATAAACTCCGTGGAAAAAGGAAGCGACGACAAATAGTGAAGCCGCTCTGCGCCAAGCAGCTGCTGATGCCAGATCAATGCCGGATTGTCGGTCGGTTTTCCGATGAAATCGTCCCAATTGCCGCGCACGACAATTTCACAGCTGCTCCGGATAAGGTCGACCGCTTCCGCTGAACCGGGTCCTTTGCCGGCGAGATCGCCCAGGCAGAAGATGCGTCCAATCCCTCTGGCAGCGATATCCTGCAAAACGGCTTGAAGTGCCGGAAGGTTACCGTGAATATCCGAAATGACTGCGATTCGTTCCATAGCCGCCTCCTTGCCGAATATGATATTGGCTTCGCTGTTAATTGTATGCCGGGCTTC carries:
- a CDS encoding sensor domain-containing diguanylate cyclase, translated to MTIWIWLAGPYGQLLSSACVITVLLMMEFMAFALYKSYRKHPVHRLLIGALPLMIIQQALLAWVMLAPAAVLPELRLLNRLLGISSFIIINFVFMKLYSRSSAKLKTSPFILMLVLAFVIAAVNLLLYPQALDPSTSKQEAGLIGVDFFCVLIIFLILIDTRFVDISTKYSASLMIYFASELTRVTDSYIFHGSVPMLLVLGRLLPAVYITLLFLLLFEWVIDRLLLTYRSSITDGLTGLYNRKYFGIKAEQLLRQRKQIAVIFCDIDNFKQLNDTQGHHKADGVLKQVADIIREECIGIGSAGRFGGEELVIVIGGKDKPQEVAEKVRKRIESETNVTVSIGVSYSKEGMLLEEVVKQADDAMYTSKMNGKNKVTMAAPSSRPRASRHAST
- a CDS encoding DUF2164 domain-containing protein; protein product: MKRWHLSKEEKSFLISSIMHYYEHERGEPIGELAADGILEFMLSTIGLYGYNKGLEDARRTLAERMQSLEDELYALQQPLR
- a CDS encoding PhzF family phenazine biosynthesis protein, producing MKVPIYLVDAFTKHKFKGNPAAVCLLEEPVESSRMQAVAAEMNQSETAFIVPPDSGNGLTLRWFTPAQEVELCGHATLAAAHILWETGRLRGSEPATFQTLSGTLHAELGEDGTITLDFPSEPVRETSSPEELIQGLGLIPRYTGRNRMDYLIEVDSARTVRGLRPDWSMLSGLDGRGVIVTSRSDDAAYDFVSRAFYPNLGINEDPVTGSAHCALAPYWGKRLRKSRMHGYQESQRGGEVLVELQGDRVLLGGRAVTVLCGELDG
- a CDS encoding GyrI-like domain-containing protein encodes the protein MVNCTLVTKPALNLVGINYCGPYSSFPDESIRLQSEFLSRKHELNDAALSTALYCPYFGNEVFATYWVALEVHHMEQLPPGMVQIRLPSRRYVMAECTNKRIGEGYDLLFSWMAEQGLRKNDAAVSLEIFYVDEHWEEKPVELLVPLDEPALE
- a CDS encoding metallophosphoesterase family protein — encoded protein: MERIAVISDIHGNLPALQAVLQDIAARGIGRIFCLGDLAGKGPGSAEAVDLIRSSCEIVVRGNWDDFIGKPTDNPALIWHQQLLGAERLHYLSSLPFSTEFIMSGRLVRLFHASQVSVYKRVQPWDAYEERFAMFNALAEGGPAADVIGYGDIHNAYVQHFEGRTLFNSGSVGNPLEIPQASYAIIEGEWEVREAAAFSIQLLRIPYDIEAAVRLAVEAGMPDLDPYVMELRTARYRGLHK